In a single window of the Nicotiana tomentosiformis chromosome 10, ASM39032v3, whole genome shotgun sequence genome:
- the LOC138900026 gene encoding uncharacterized protein, whose amino-acid sequence MTFVYAKCSSLERLELWDNLYYLARDMELPWVVGGDFNVTLSKEEKIGRLPAYPPESEDFAFCVNSCEHFDLRYKRQPLYLALFANIEVKHLIRTGSDHAQLLMSYGDQALQFIIPFKFLNFWTKHESFTEVIIHNWMADFTGDTFLILKKKLKRVKIALSKYSKLTYGDIFKIILQQAQAELKKYLSIEEQYWKQKAGMTWFAEGDRNTRFFHNHVNGKRQKLQLKRIQNNDGAWIDSQVLMSDAAVEIFQKHFT is encoded by the exons ATGACCTTTGTATATGCAAAGTGCTCATCACTGGAAAGATTAGAATTGTGGGATAATCTATACTACCTTGCTAGGGATATGGAGTTACCTTGGGTGGTAGGAGGGGATTTTAATGTGACTCTTAGTAAAGAGGAGAAGATAGGAAGATTGCCAGCGTACCCCCCAGAGTCTGAAGATTTTGCCTTTTGTGTTAACTCTTGTGAACACTTTGATCTTAGATACAAAAGGCAGCCCCTTTACTTG GCCCTATTTGCCAATATAGAAGTGAAGCATCTCATAAGAACAGGCTCAGATCATGCTCAACTTTTGATGAGTTATGGTGATCAGGCTTTACAATTTATTATACCATTCAAGTTCTTGAACTTCTGGACCAAACATGAATCTTTTACGGAGGTGATTATACATAATTGGATGGCTGACTTCACTGGAGATACTTTCTTAATACTCAAGAAGAAGCTAAAGAGGGTTAAGATTGCTCTCTCTAAATATAGCAAGCTCACTTATGGGGATATTTTCAA AATAATACTTCAACAAGCTCAAGCTGAATTAAAGAAGTACTTGAGCattgaggagcagtattggaAACAAAAAGCAGGAATGACATGGTTTGCAGAAGGGGACAGAAATACCAGATTTTTCCACAATCATGTCAATGGTAAAAGGCAAAAACTCCAGTTGAAGAGAATTCAGAATAATGATGGTGCATGGATTGATTCACAAGTTTTGATGTCTGATGCTGCAGTTGAAATTTTCCAGAAGCACTTCACATAA